One Phaseolus vulgaris cultivar G19833 chromosome 11, P. vulgaris v2.0, whole genome shotgun sequence genomic window carries:
- the LOC137836864 gene encoding uncharacterized protein: protein MLAEIDHSRVEDAMSTELRVARKEATDLRHRVHLLAQEKIELESKLVPYRLKVADLEASIKADAAKVENLEKRSVDREVFLGKVEKERDDTMAKLAEAKEENEKIATKLAQAQAESKKVAEDLLQARATNEELKKRAEELEQQTEGLKKQTEELEPSSAQIIALGFDAALEQFFCQYPDLDLSMVSLNNEVVDGKIVPSED from the coding sequence ATGCTGGCTGAAATCGACCACTCACGAGTGgaagatgctatgagcaccgaattgagggtggcgcgcaaggaagccacCGATCTACGTCACAGGGTgcacctcttagctcaagagaagatcgagctggagagcaaactggtcccctaccgtctcaaggtggctgatCTGGAAGCGTCAATCAAAGccgatgcagccaaggtagaaaaccttgagaagaggtcagtagatcgggaggtcttcttggggaaagttgaaaaggagagagacgacaccatggccaaactcgccgaggccaaagaggaaaatgaGAAGATCGCCACaaagctggcccaggcgcaggcggaatccaagaaggttgctgaagacctcctTCAAGCTCGGGCAACAaatgaagaactcaagaaacgaGCTGAAGAGTTGGAGCAGCAgaccgaggggctcaagaagcaaactgaagaactcgagCCGAGCTCTGCCCAGATCATTGCTCttgggtttgacgccgccttGGAACAATTCTTCTGCCAATACCCTGACTTGGATCTTTCCATGGTGTCTttaaacaacgaagtggtggatgggaagatcgtcccttctgaagactag